One genomic window of Phoenix dactylifera cultivar Barhee BC4 chromosome 6, palm_55x_up_171113_PBpolish2nd_filt_p, whole genome shotgun sequence includes the following:
- the LOC103716127 gene encoding outer envelope protein 64, mitochondrial — MLLKNGASCVGRTVMDELAYGITGENLHHGTPVNPQLPSLVPGGSSSGSAVAVAAELVDFALGTDTVGGVRIPASFCEVFGFKPSHGVISSIGVLTNSQSLDTVGWLARDPSVLHRVGHILLQASLVGLKRMRHFIFADDCFQFLKVPKHKTMHVISKATETLSGYQTPKHMNISQYIASNVPSLKEFHEPSTKLQQGMSTLKALSTVMTLLQRYEFKTNHEEWINTVKPRIGVNISTRVLAAVNSTHENVKSLYKSRMELRAALNSLLKDDGILVIPTTTDFPFNRNSKKKMPLELEDRLYTLLSIAGMSGCCQVTVPLGKHDGLPISVSFIAAHGADKFLLDTVLDIYSSLQEQISISSNSVPTPDTNGNMELSELLKEKGNAAFKGRQWNKAVNFYSEAIKINNTNATYYCNRAAAYLELGCFQQAEADCSQAILLDKKNVKAYLRRGTAREMLLCYKEAAQDFKHALVLEPQNKTALAAEKRLRKLTG, encoded by the exons ATGCTTCTGAAGAATGGGGCTTCGTGTGTCGGGAGGACGGTCATGGATGAATTGGCATATGG TATCACAGGAGAGAACTTGCATCATGGGACCCCAGTCAACCCACAATTGCCATCGCTGGTCCCTGGAGGATCATCTAGTGGCTCTGCTGTAGCTGTTGCTGCTGAACTAGTTGACTTTGCTCTTG GTACTGACACAGTTGGAGGTGTGAGAATTCCAGCATCTTTTTGCGAGGTTTTTGGATTTAAACCTTCGCATGGGGTTATATCTTCTATTGGAGTATTGACAAACTCACAAAGTTTAGATACCGTTG GATGGCTTGCGCGGGATCCATCTGTTTTACATCGTGTTGGGCATATATTATTACAAGCATCTCTGGTGGGGCTTAAAAGAATGAGGCACTTTATATTTGCTGATGATTGTTTTCAGTTTTTAAAGGTTCCAAAGCACAAAACAATGCATGTTATAAGCAAAGCTACTGAAACGTTGTCTGGGT ACCAGACTCCAAAGCATATGAACATTAGTCAGTACATTGCTTCAAATGTACCTAGTTTAAAGGAATTTCATGAACCATCTACAAAATTGCAACAGGGAATGTCCACTCTAAAGGCTCTTTCTACTGTTATGACATTATTACAAAG ATATGAATTCAAAACAAACCACGAGGAGTGGATTAACACAGTGAAACCCAGGATAGGTGTTAATATCTCCACTCGAGTTCTTGCAGCTGTGAATTCCACACATGAGAACGTCAAATCATTGTATAAATCTCGGATGGAACTACGAGCTGCACTGAATAGCCTTTTGAAG GATGATGGAATTCTAGTAATTCCTACAACAACAGATTTTCCATTCAATCGcaattctaagaaaaaaatGCCTCTGGAGCTAGAAGATCGACTGTATACATTGTTGAGCATTGCTGGGATGTCTGGCTGTTGTCAG GTTACTGTTCCTTTAGGGAAGCATGATGGCcttccaatttctgtttcatttaTAGCAGCTCATGGAGCGGATAAATTTCTTCTTGATACTGTGTTGGATATATATTCATCCCTCCAAGAACAAATTAGCATTTCCTCCAACTCAGTTCCAACACCAGATACCAATGGGAACATGGAATTATCAGAATTACTAAAAGAAAAG GGAAATGCTGCATTCAAGGGAAGACAATGGAACAAGGCTGTTAACTTCTATTCTGAAgctatcaaaataaataatacaaaTGCAACTTATTACTGCAATAGAGCAGCTGCTTATCTAGAACTGGGCTG CTTCCAGCAGGCTGAAGCAGATTGCAGTCAAGCAATTTTACTGGATAAAAAG AACGTCAAAGCATATCTAAGGCGAGGAACGGCTAGGGAAATGCTTTTATGTTATAAAGAAGCTGCCCAAG ATTTTAAGCACGCTTTAGTTCTCGAACCCCAAAACAAGACTGCACTTGCAGCCGAGAAAAGATTAAGGAAATTGACGGGCTGA